A genome region from Hevea brasiliensis isolate MT/VB/25A 57/8 chromosome 9, ASM3005281v1, whole genome shotgun sequence includes the following:
- the LOC131182829 gene encoding uncharacterized protein LOC131182829, whose amino-acid sequence MAPSKGWSDRLNDVYLRGVEEFLDYAFKKTGRRGEIRCPCVKCSNTYSATREVVGTHLKVYGIIRNYTFWYHHGERVGESESNLESVQQSEDEPSNEMHDILRDLYPEFCGQDTNDMDTDIFACDIHKEEPNEEANKFYRLLRDFEQPLYQGSKSSKLSCLVKLLHIKSFGRWSNESFTMLLQLLKDELLPQGSNLPQSYYDAKKVIQDLGLSYKKIDACVNNCILYWKEDERLNFCKICGYSRWKTDKYNGEDKVKTNGKRIPKKILRYFPLKPRLQRLFMSTKTASLMRWHKDKRVDDGVMRHLADSMAWISFDKLHPNFASDSRNVRLGLASDGFQPFANSKMPYSVWPVLLIPYNLPPWMCMKQSNFILSMLIPGPEGPGDAIDIYLQPLVEELRELWETGIDTFDAYAQCNFKLHAVYYGLSMISCIWEPISWSTKESWLVLVVIRTPVG is encoded by the coding sequence ATGGCTCCTAGCAAAGGATGGAGTGATCGTCTTAATGATGTATATTTGCGTGGGGTTGAGGAATTTTTAGACTATGCTTTTAAGAAAACTGGGAGGCGTGGGGAAATACGTTGTCCATGTGTCAAGTGTAGTAACACGTATTCCGCCACACGAGAAGTGGTAGGGACACACCTCAAGGTGTATGGAATAATACGTAATTATACATTTTGGTATCACCATGGAGAAAGGGTAGGTGAATCTGAATCTAATTTAGAAAGTGTTCAACAAAGTGAAGATGAGCCTAGCAATGAGATGCATGACATTTTAAGGGATTTGTATCCAGAGTTTTGTGGTCAAGATACAAATGATATGGATACGGATATCTTCGCTTGTGATATTCATAAAGAGGAACCGAATGAGGAAGCAAATAAATTCTATAGGTTACTAAGAGATTTTGAGCAACCATTATACCAAGGTTCTAAGAGCTCAAAGTTATCTTGCTTAGTCAAATTGCTCCATATCAAGAGCTTTGGTCGATGGAGTAATGAGTCATTTACTATGTTGTTGCAATTATTGAAAGATGAATTATTACCTCAAGGATCTAATTTGCCACAATCGTATTATGATGCAAAGAAAGTAATTCAAGATCTTGGTCTCTCATACAAAAAAATTGATGCATGTGTAAATAATTGCATATTATATTGGAAAGAGGATGAGAGGCTAAATTTTTGTAAGATTTGTGGCTATTCTAGATGGAAGACTGATAAATATAATGGGGAAGACAAGGTTAAAACCAATGGGAAGAGAATACCAAAAAAAATTTTGCGTTACTTTCCACTAAAGCCAAGACTTCAAAGATTGTTTATGTCCACAAAGACAGCGTCTTTGATGAGATGGCATAAAGATAAGAGGGTAGATGATGGAGTGATGAGACATCTTGCTGATTCAATGGCATGGATTTCTTTTGACAAACTACATCCAAATTTTGCCTCAGACTCTCGCAATGTGAGACTAGGCCTTGCTAGTGATGGATTTCAACCTTTTGCCAATTCAAAAATGCCATATAGTGTTTGGCCAGTTTTACTCATTCCATACAATTTGCCACCTTGGATGTGCATGAAacaatcaaattttattttatcaatgcTTATTCCAGGTCCTGAGGGTCCCGGAGATGCAATTGATATCTATCTTCAACCTTTAGTAGAAGAACTAAGAGAGTTATGGGAAACTGGCATTGATACATTTGATGCATATGCACAATGTAATTTCAAGTTACATGCGGTTTACTATGGACTATCAATGATTTCCTGCATATGGGAACCTATCAGTTGGAGTACTAAGGAAAGTTGGCTTGTCCTTGTTGTAATAAGGACACCTGTTGGATGA